GGCAAGGGGCAGGGATGCCGCAATAAGCACCCCGGATGTGAGGGAGTTGGTATACACGGCCTCACGGCTGAAGCGGTTGAAGAGGCGGTCGGTGATAACATCCGCCCGCGCAACGCCTGTTGCGTTGCCTTCGCTTTTGTCCGTCACATCCAGAACCACAATGCGCGAAACGTCCGGGCCGCCGCTGATAGCCTTGGTTGACGGACGGCCTGTAATGTTGGGATCCATGCCGCTGCCCGAAAATTCCTTGCCCACGTAGTCCACAATCAGCACATCAAGAGGGCCGGAAGCAAGGGGCGCATCCTGAGGACCGAGCGGAAGCCGGGGCATGTTGCGCATGGCCTCGGCAAGGTATTCGCGTTCTTTTTCGACCATGCCTTCGCAGGGCAGAACCACAACCTTTGAAAGGCGGTCATATGCGTTTTCAAGAACGCCAATACCGAACAGAACCTTGCAGGTAGCCAACTTTACGCGCGCCATTTCAACAATAAAACGGCCCATGTAGCAGAAGCCCCAGGCGTGGCAGTTGTCCGCGCCAGATTGTTTGCCAAGGCCAATGGCGAGCATTTTTATCAGGCCGCTTTCGTTGGGAGCGCGAAAGGCGCTGTGCGGCTTGATGCGGTTAAACAGCACTATGCCGTCGGCTTCGTAAGCCAGTTTGTCTATGCGTACGGACATGCCGTTTTCAAGCACGCCCACTTCCACGGTTTCCATGCTGGAGCAAATAGGGCAGCCTGCGGTTTCTTCTGTCACGCCAAGGTGGCGCAACACGGCAATCTGGCCTTCTGCCGTGGCCCCGCCATGGCTTCCCATGGCGGGGACAATAAACGGTTGAACGCCCCTCTCGTGCAATTCGTCCACAATGGCCCGCACCAGTTGTGGCAGGCTGGCAATGCCACGGCTGCCAACCGTGAGCGCCACGCGCATGCCTTTTTTCAGGCCGGAAAGATGGGGCGACGCAGCCAGCGCTTCGTGCACGGCATGGGCAGGATCGTCCACGTCAACAGCGCTGAACGTCTGACGAGCAAGAGCCATGCGCGGGATTTCCACATGTTCAACGAGCTTGGCATACTTGGGGCGCATAGGTTTTCCTGATTATGCAAATACTTCCGGGTTCAGCACTCTGGAGGGGTGTTCCCCTGCCAGAAGGGACGCAATGTCCGTAACGTTCATCATGCCCACACGGGCCACGGATTCTTTGGTGTCCGCACCGGAGTGGGGGGTGAACACAACCCTGTCGCTTTTGAAAATGGGGTGTGATCTGTCCGGCGGCTCGCTGGTGTAGGCGTCAATGACCGCACCGGCAATTTTTCCATTTTCAATGGCTGCGGCCAGCGCGTCCATGTCCAGAATCTCGCCGCGCGCATAGTTCATGACGCAGGCGCTTTGTTTCATCATCGCTATCTGCTGCGCGCCGATGAGGTGGGCGTTGTCCTTGCCGCCAAACACGTGCAGGGAAATATAGTCCGCCTCGGCCAGCAGGGTGTCCATATCGGTAAGTTCAATGCCGTGTTCCTGCGCAAAAGCCGTGTCGGGGTAGAGGTCGGAAGCCAGCACTCGCATGCCCAGGGCTCTGGCCTTGCGTGCCAGCACCTTGCCAATGTTGCCAAGCCCCACCACGCCAAGGGTTTTTTCATCAATTTCTGTGCCCACAATGCGCTGCCAGCCGCCTTCAACCATGGTTCTGTGCATCATGGGGATGCGGCGGGCAAAACTGAGCATACCGCCAATGGCAAGCTCTGCCACAGCGTTGGAATTGGCTCCGGGAGCGTTCAGCACGGGAATTTTGCGCGTGGTGGCGGCGGGGATGTCGATATTGTCCACGCCGACGCCGTGCTTGAGAATGGCCTTGAGCTTGGGCAATTTGTCCATGAGCTCGGCAGTGGCGGGAATAAGGCCCACCACCAGAAAGTCCGCGTCTGCTGCAAAATCCAGTACCCCGCCGAGCGGGCGGCTCGTGTCCACGCAGCGGTGCAGCTTCCAGCCTTTTTCTTCAATAAAGGAAGGAACCTTGCCCACTGTGGCAAAACCGGGAGAAGTCGTGACGATAACAGTGCTCATATGCGCCCTTACCCGATGATATTGTGTTTGATAAGCAGGGCTTTGATTTTAGCGTCCAGCTCAGGCGTAGGAATGAGCGCGGGCTGGCGGCTTGCGCCAACGCTCTTGTCCATAAGGTAGAGCGAGCGCTTGACCATGGCCGGGGCGTAACCCAGAGCGTAAAGATCGGTGCGGAAAGCGGTGAAGATTTCCTGCTGTGCCACGGAGGCGGCGATGTCGCCCTTTTCGTATTCTTTGCAAATGCCGTTGACCACATGGGGCATCACGTTGCCGAGGCCGGAAATGCAGCCCTTGGCGCCTTGGGTGAGGCCGTAGTGGATGAGGGAATCCGGCCCGGTGAACACGTCAAAATCATCGCGGCCACGGGCGATGGCGAGGTATTCATCAAGGGTTTTCTGGCTGCCGCCGCTGTCCTTGATGCCGTGAATGTTGGGGTGATCCGCAAGCTTAGCGGCGGTTTCCGGCTCAATATGGTTCTGCGTTCTCGCAGGGATGTCGTAAAGGTAGGTGGGCTTTTGCATGGCGTCCGCAACGCGCGAGAAATGGCCGAAAAGACCATCCTGGGTGCAGCCGATGAAGTAGGGCGTGATGATAGCCAGGGCGTCCACGCCCAGAGAGACAAATTCCTTGCCCAGAAGGATGGTTTCGTAGGTAGAAGGGCAGCCAGCGTTGACAAATACCTTTACCTTGCCCTGCACTTCGTCAAGAACTTCCGCACACAGCTTGATTTTTTCAGGAAAGGTCAGGCTGGTGAAGTCGCCGTTGGTGCCGTTGACGAGGAGGTTGTTGCCCGCGTCAATCTGCCTGCGCACCTGGCGGCGTACAGCCGCGTAGTCGATTTCTTCCTGTTCGTTAAAGCACGTTACCATTGCCACAAAGGGGAGAAGTTCTTTCATAACGGCACTCAATTGTTTGATAATTCAGGTGAAATTAAGCCCTGTTCCTTGGTGCGGGGATATTCCCGCGTGTACGTCAAGCCGACGCCGGTCGGCAAAAAGACACGTTCATGAGCGAGTTGATCTGGTATCAATAGCTAAAAATCTCGCAGCATGTTAGCTTAAAGCAAAGTTTGAGCCAATAGTTTAACATGTCAAAATATAAAGATAATACTGGAGTTGTCTTGCCCTCTGCTGATGCGTTTTGCCCACATGTGTGGTGTAAAAAACTTCAGATAATTCTTCTTGTGCACGAATCGAATTTTTCATCAGCGCGGTGCTACCGTTACGGCCTGAGACCCCACTGAATACCTTGATTGCAGCATTCTAAAGCAGACAGTGGTGCAATTACTCAATGCCGTGTGCATCCCTATCGACAAGCTGATGCCCTTACGCTAACTTGATATACAACTTTAGGCCGAATCATGTCGGCGGCATCTGCAACAGCAAGGTATCCTGTGTTTTTTTATAGCGCTTGTCGTGTCCTGCCTGTCTTTAAGGGCGGCGGGTCATGACAGCATCAGCGCCTTCAGGTTGGAGGCCCTCATTCGAGGTGGCGTGTCCGCGCCCGCCTGTTTCCCCTTCCCATAGCCTAGGCAGGAAGCGGGGGCTTTTTTATTGCCTGCCGTACTCCTGCTCTTGTTCCATATCTCCCCACGTTTCCCCATGTAGCAGTTTAGTTGCCGAAGCTTTCCATTGTATTGACCGTCTTGCAGCACTGCGCTGCTGGCGCTTTTGTCATATTGCCCGCTCCACAGCCTTGCGCTGTGCGGCGGGTTTTGTTTTGCGTTTTTGTACCGCAGCAATGGGTACGATCAGGAGTATGCGCTATGTATGTAGCTGGAATTGATGTGGGTTCTGTGGCTGCAAAGGCCGTTGTGCTTGAGCTGCTGCCCAACGGCGGCTCGCAGATTGCCGGGCGGGCAGTGCTGCCCACAGGCTGGAATACCGCCGAGGCGGGCGAATTTGCGCTCAACAATGCCTGCGAGGCTGCCGCAATGGCGCGCAACGACCTGAGGCATGTCACTGCCACGGGTTACGGGCGCATTGCCCTGCCTTTTGCAGACAAAACGGTTACGGAGATCAGTTGCCACGCACGGGGCGCTGCGCATCTTTTTCCCCGCGTGGGGCTTGTGCTCGATATCGGCGGGCAGGATAGCAAGGTAATAAGCCTGGATATCCCGCGTGAATCGGAAGCGGCCAATCTGGATGCGGGCAGTCTGGATGCAGCTGGCGGCACGGCCAGTTTGGGCGTGCTCAAATCCGCCAGCAAGCCGGGCGCAGTGCGCGATTTTTTGATGAACGACAAGTGCGCGGCAGGCACCGGACGTTTTTTGCAGGTGCTCTCGGGTATTTTGAACATGCCGTTGGACGAGCTGGGCAAGGCAGCCGCCACTGGCAAGCCTGTGGCCATCTCAAGCATGTGCGCTGTGTTTGCAGAAACAGAGATTGTGGGCCTGCTGGCCCGCAGCACGCCGCCGCAAGATATAGCAGCAGGGGTGTTCCGCGCCATTGCCCGCAGAATGTGCGCCCTTGCCCGGCGCATCCCCATGCAGGGGGAATGCGTATTTACTGGCGGTCTGGCAACCAGCCCCGCCTTTGCCGCCATACTTTCAGACGAATTCGGCCTGCCCGTTCAGGTGCCGCACGACCCGCAGACTGTGGGTGCGCTGGGGGCGGCCCTGATTGCCGCAGATTTGTGCGCGAAAAAAGACCGCGCTCTCAATACACAGCGATAACCTCAATAACCTCGCAAGGAAGGAAAGCATCATGAAGTGTGCCAGCTTTGACCGCATTATTACCGCTTTTGAAAAAAACGCTCTGGCAGTGCAGGAGGCCAAGAGGGAAGGTAAAAAAGTTGTGGGCCAGTACTGCCTGTACAGCCCTTCTGAAATAGCGGTGGCCGCAGGGGCCATTCCGGTTTCCTTGTGCGGCACCCGCAACGATTCCATCCCTGCGGCAGAAGAAATGCTGCCCCGCGCCCTTTGTCCGCTCATCAAGAGCAGCTTCGGCTTTGCGCTTAAAGACAGTTGCCCCTACCTGAGCGCGGCAGATGTGGTTGTGGCCGACACCACCTGTGACGGCAAAAAGAAAATGTACGAGCTGCTTGCAGCCTACAAACCCGTTTTTCTGCTGCAACTGCCCCAGGTGCAGAATGATGACGCCCTTGCATACTGGCGGCATCAGTTTGAGCTGCTCATCGCCTATCTGGAAAAAGAATTTGGCGTATCCATCACAGAGCAGAAACTGCGCGACGCCATCAAGCTCATGAACCGCGAACGCATGGCCCTCAAGGCAGTTATGGATCTGGCAAAGCGCAAACCCTCGCCCATTACGGGCATGGAGCTGCTGGAAATCGGGTTCAAAACGTCCTTCTTCCCCGACAAGGAAAAAGGCATCTCCATGATGCTGGAACTGGCGGACGATCTGGGCAAAATGGCCGATGCGGGGCAGACAGGCGTTGCCGCGAGCGCGCCGCGCATACTGCTGACGGGCGTTCCTGTGGGCATGGGGTCGCACAAGGTTGTGCGCCTGATTGAAGAATGTGGCGGCAGCGTGGTCTGCCTTGATAACTGCTCCGGCTACAAGAAAACCCGCGTGATGATGGATGAGCAGGGCGACCCGCTGACCGAGATGGCCCGCCGTTATCTGGATGTGCCCTGTGCCGTCATGTCGCCCAATCCGCGCCGCTACGAGGCCATCCGTGAACTGGCGGCAGATTTCGCGGTGGATGCTGTGCTTGATCTGACATGGCAGGGCTGCCAGACTTATGCGGTGGAATCGTCCTCTCTCAAGAAATTTGTTCAGGATTCCTTGCAGTTGCCCTTCCTGCAAATCGAAACAGACTACTCTGAAACGGATACGGAACAGCTCAAGGTTCGCATAGAAGCGTTTATTGAAATGCTGTAGAAGCTGCGGCTACTCTCGCCAGCGTCAGGCGGCCGCGCTGCTCCCGAATGTAATTACGGGGCAGGGTAGGCCGCCTGATTTCTTTTGCGGGTGCGCATGCGCTTGGGGTCTCAGATTATGGTCTTGGCAGACTCAGCTTCTCTTTTTGCGCACTTGTAATGGTACATCCTAACGTCTGCCCGCGAAATGGTGTCGTCAATGCTGTCATCCTGCTCCGGGTCAAATTGCGCAATGCCGTACGAAAAGCACAGGCAGAAGTTTCCAATGGTAACTTGTCGTGCCTCCACGCAAATTTCAGCAACCTTTTTTTCTGTTGCGTCCAGGCTGGCGTTGAACAGTAATGTAACAAATTCATCACCGCCAATGCGGTATGTTGAGCCCTGAGTCCTGAAATTTTTCATAAGAAGCTGGGCAAGGGCCCTGATGTGTTCATCGCCAGCCGAGTGACCAAACTGGTCGTTGATGGCTTTAAGTTTGTTCAGGTCGCACGACACCACGGTTATGTTTTTTTGTTGCTCTGTACCGTGCAGCTTGTGGGTAGCCAGTTCAAAGGCGTTGCGGTTCATTGCGCCTGTGAGCAAATCTGTATATGCGAGCCATTGATAGAGCGGAATGGAAAAGCTGCGAATCAGCACAATGGCCACAAAGCCAACGCCAATGGCAACGCAAATGGAAGCAATGATGTAATACCGCTGGGAGCTTGCGGTATTTTCAGCAAAATATTCTCCGTCAAATTCGATAACAAGAGCGCCAACCGTGACTCCGTTGTTCTTGATCGGTTCGCAAGACGGAATAATCATGCCCCATGATGTATTAAGGATTTCTGTTCCATGAAAAACATCACCATCCAGACATCTGTTCACAGCGGGGAGAATTTCGGCTTCTATGGGCGAACCGCAGGCACGAAAATCTTCTGAATCCCGTGGCAGGCCATCAACAACATATATGGCATTGCCTTCAGAATTGCGCTTTGCCGTGTAGAGATACCTGACGGCGGTTATTTTACGAACATCGTCAAGCTCTTGCTGCACCTCATTGTAAAGGTGCGAATCCTCATCTTTATCATCATAAATTGCAGTGAAGTTTTCTGGCGGTATGCGGTCAAGCAAGAGAGAAAAAATGGCGTCTGACCTCATGGTTGTTATGAGTTTTAAATCAAGATTTCTGTAATAATAGAAAATTGAAGTTATCAACGCCGCAGTTATTATTATGGAAATAACAACGAGAGAGAGTAATTTTAACTCTGCGCGTGAGAAGGTTTTATCAAATTTGTTTCTGTCCGTTGATTCTGTATAGTACTTCTTGAGCATATCAGATTCCCTTGAAATGAATGCGATGATGGCTTCTCAATTTATACGCTACAATAAACTATATTTGATATCAAGCTTCTCAACTTTTTGAAATAATTATCTTATAATAAACAGGATATTGAAGTAAAAAATTTTATGAGTCAAATTGGTCGCGTAAATATAAGTTAATTTAATCTGCAAATATTAATATCGAAAGTGTGGTTGAAGTCATTGTCAGCTCGCATAAGTAACCACGCAGTTACATTTTTTGTCTGGGAGGGATATGCCTGTAGTGGGTGAACGGGCGGTATGCGCAGTACAAGCGATGGCAAAAAGGTGAGATTGTGAAAAAGTGTTTTTTTGCACTGTTGCAAAAAAACACTTTTTTAAATTATATTGTAAATTAAGTATGTTATAAAAAATATGTTGTAAATTTGCAACAATGAGAATTGATGATGGTTTCTGGAATTTTGGAGATATTTTTAAAAAATATAAATATTACATATAGTTAAATATAATGGCACGGATGATGCTCTTATGTGGTCATTGAGATGAATATCACAAGCATCTCGCTTGAACATAATCACCATTCAGGAGTTTCATCATGAGTCAGTGCGGTTGCTGCATGTCCCCCCAGGAAGAACGCGTTGTCAATAAAAGCGTTGACCGTAAAGGGCGCGAGCGCGTTTACGGCATTCTGGAACAGAACCAGTTCAGCCTTCCCCATGTGGACGTTGAGCGCGCCAAGTATTTCACCGAATCCATGCGCGAAACCGAAGGTGAACTGCTGACCCTGCGCTGGGCCAAGGCCCTGAAAAACGTGGCCGAAAAAATCACCGTATACATTACCCCCAACCAGCTTATTGCTGGCCGCGTGGGCAAGTTTGGCCGTTACGGCATTCTGTATCCTGAAATCGACGGCGACTTTTACCGCGAAGTGCTGGCCGACCTTGAGCACCGCGACAAGAGCCCCTTCCAGATTTCGCAGGAAGACATCAAGGTTGTTATGGAAGAGATCGCCCCCTACTGGGAAGGCAAGACCTACCATGAACACCTCAACAAGACCCTGCCTGCCGAAATCCGCAACGTCACCTATGTGGACGAACGCGGCCTCAAGTCCAAGTTCGTGGTAAGCGAAACCTCGTCCTACCGCTCGGCCCTTCAGTGGGTGCCGGACTACGAAAAGGTCATCAAGCGCGGCTTCCTCGATATTCAGAAAGAAGCCCGCGAAAAGCTTGCCACCCTTGATCTGACCAACTCCGTTGATCTGTGGGACAAGAAGCCCTTCCTCGAAGCCATGATCATCGTGTGCGACTCCATCATGATCTGGGCCAAGCGCCACGCCGATCTGGCCCGCGAACTTGCCGCCAAGGAAGGTGACCCCAAGCGCAAGGCCGAGCTGCTCCAGATCGCCGAAACCTGCGATCACGTGCCCGCACACCCTGCCCGCAGCTTCCGCGAAGCCATGCAGTGCCAGTGGTTTGTGCAGATGTTCTCGCGCATTGAGCAGAAGGCCAGCGCCATCATCTCCAATGGCCGTATGGACCAGTACCTGTACCCCCTGTACAAAAAGGACATTGAAGAAGGCATCATCAGCCGCGAAGAAGCCAAGGAACTGCTCGAATGCATGTGGGTGGACATGGCCCAGTTCATCGACCTGTACATCAACCCCACGGGCGTTGAATTTCAGGAAGGCTATGCTCACTGGGAAGCCGTGACCATCGGCGGCCAGACCCCCGATGGCGAAGACGCCACCA
The DNA window shown above is from uncultured Desulfovibrio sp. and carries:
- a CDS encoding phosphoglycerate dehydrogenase yields the protein MSTVIVTTSPGFATVGKVPSFIEEKGWKLHRCVDTSRPLGGVLDFAADADFLVVGLIPATAELMDKLPKLKAILKHGVGVDNIDIPAATTRKIPVLNAPGANSNAVAELAIGGMLSFARRIPMMHRTMVEGGWQRIVGTEIDEKTLGVVGLGNIGKVLARKARALGMRVLASDLYPDTAFAQEHGIELTDMDTLLAEADYISLHVFGGKDNAHLIGAQQIAMMKQSACVMNYARGEILDMDALAAAIENGKIAGAVIDAYTSEPPDRSHPIFKSDRVVFTPHSGADTKESVARVGMMNVTDIASLLAGEHPSRVLNPEVFA
- a CDS encoding dihydrodipicolinate synthase family protein codes for the protein MKELLPFVAMVTCFNEQEEIDYAAVRRQVRRQIDAGNNLLVNGTNGDFTSLTFPEKIKLCAEVLDEVQGKVKVFVNAGCPSTYETILLGKEFVSLGVDALAIITPYFIGCTQDGLFGHFSRVADAMQKPTYLYDIPARTQNHIEPETAAKLADHPNIHGIKDSGGSQKTLDEYLAIARGRDDFDVFTGPDSLIHYGLTQGAKGCISGLGNVMPHVVNGICKEYEKGDIAASVAQQEIFTAFRTDLYALGYAPAMVKRSLYLMDKSVGASRQPALIPTPELDAKIKALLIKHNIIG
- a CDS encoding lactate racemase domain-containing protein, which produces MRPKYAKLVEHVEIPRMALARQTFSAVDVDDPAHAVHEALAASPHLSGLKKGMRVALTVGSRGIASLPQLVRAIVDELHERGVQPFIVPAMGSHGGATAEGQIAVLRHLGVTEETAGCPICSSMETVEVGVLENGMSVRIDKLAYEADGIVLFNRIKPHSAFRAPNESGLIKMLAIGLGKQSGADNCHAWGFCYMGRFIVEMARVKLATCKVLFGIGVLENAYDRLSKVVVLPCEGMVEKEREYLAEAMRNMPRLPLGPQDAPLASGPLDVLIVDYVGKEFSGSGMDPNITGRPSTKAISGGPDVSRIVVLDVTDKSEGNATGVARADVITDRLFNRFSREAVYTNSLTSGVLIAASLPLAMPDDKSAIQAAVKTCESHHPDALKIIRIPNTLHLEYLYVSEAMLPELQNRPGINILTEPAPMRFDAQGTLLDQWPQKPQSGHAQ
- a CDS encoding double-cubane-cluster-containing anaerobic reductase — protein: MKCASFDRIITAFEKNALAVQEAKREGKKVVGQYCLYSPSEIAVAAGAIPVSLCGTRNDSIPAAEEMLPRALCPLIKSSFGFALKDSCPYLSAADVVVADTTCDGKKKMYELLAAYKPVFLLQLPQVQNDDALAYWRHQFELLIAYLEKEFGVSITEQKLRDAIKLMNRERMALKAVMDLAKRKPSPITGMELLEIGFKTSFFPDKEKGISMMLELADDLGKMADAGQTGVAASAPRILLTGVPVGMGSHKVVRLIEECGGSVVCLDNCSGYKKTRVMMDEQGDPLTEMARRYLDVPCAVMSPNPRRYEAIRELAADFAVDAVLDLTWQGCQTYAVESSSLKKFVQDSLQLPFLQIETDYSETDTEQLKVRIEAFIEML
- a CDS encoding GGDEF domain-containing protein — translated: MLKKYYTESTDRNKFDKTFSRAELKLLSLVVISIIITAALITSIFYYYRNLDLKLITTMRSDAIFSLLLDRIPPENFTAIYDDKDEDSHLYNEVQQELDDVRKITAVRYLYTAKRNSEGNAIYVVDGLPRDSEDFRACGSPIEAEILPAVNRCLDGDVFHGTEILNTSWGMIIPSCEPIKNNGVTVGALVIEFDGEYFAENTASSQRYYIIASICVAIGVGFVAIVLIRSFSIPLYQWLAYTDLLTGAMNRNAFELATHKLHGTEQQKNITVVSCDLNKLKAINDQFGHSAGDEHIRALAQLLMKNFRTQGSTYRIGGDEFVTLLFNASLDATEKKVAEICVEARQVTIGNFCLCFSYGIAQFDPEQDDSIDDTISRADVRMYHYKCAKREAESAKTII
- a CDS encoding acyl-CoA dehydratase activase codes for the protein MYVAGIDVGSVAAKAVVLELLPNGGSQIAGRAVLPTGWNTAEAGEFALNNACEAAAMARNDLRHVTATGYGRIALPFADKTVTEISCHARGAAHLFPRVGLVLDIGGQDSKVISLDIPRESEAANLDAGSLDAAGGTASLGVLKSASKPGAVRDFLMNDKCAAGTGRFLQVLSGILNMPLDELGKAAATGKPVAISSMCAVFAETEIVGLLARSTPPQDIAAGVFRAIARRMCALARRIPMQGECVFTGGLATSPAFAAILSDEFGLPVQVPHDPQTVGALGAALIAADLCAKKDRALNTQR